The region ttcACTTTCTGGCACATACTCTTGGGAGGTCAGACATGATGTTCTGAATGTCAAgtggttgttgttttaaaattgaactgaataaaTGTTGTACTTTACAAGTTTGGAGAACACTTATTGTAAATTCTAAAAAGATCtgcttgtttctgtttcatattaCTGTCAATCAATTGTAAACCCTTTGGGAGaagaagcaatttgaagacatcaccttgagctctgggaacTTAAGATGAGCATTTCccactattttatgacatttatgAATAATGGGGgaaagaaaagccaaaaaaaacaaaaacaaaaacaaaaacaaaaacaaaaacaaaaacgcaaTCACATTGAATAATCGGGTCAATAGTTTTATTCCACTTAAATCCATGGGAGTATGATGCTGTTTTCACAGGAACAGatgatttcatttcttttctgaatCAACTGGTTTAGAGGCTAAGATGAGCCAGAATGAGGATTTAGTGCTCTGCCTTTGAAGAGAAGATATGTTCTGAACTCTATGAAGCCTTCCCTGGGCTCTGGCTCTACCATAAAAGTTGTTCTATTAATAAaagcagaggaggcagaggttACATCAGGTTACGCCATGCCTGATGTGTAACATTCTGAAACTTTGTAGTCATTACAGCTGCATCTAGTTTAATGGCTTATATGAGGTAGTGGTTTAAATCATGTGGCAGTAGAAGGCAGCAGCATGGCTCAGTGCACTGAAAAATTACTGTTTATCACAATCATTTACActaatcagccacaatattaaaacggttttaatgttgtggctgaatgttgtgtacacacacacacacacacacacacacacacacacacacacacacacacagaatttttgaaatttttcaaattaattaagaaggaaaaactgaaatctcacaTCAACATAAgtattcaaatcctttactgaaacttgaaatttagctcaggtgcctcccacttctctgatttttaataaatttgcaaaaatttcaaaaatcttcactttgtcattgtgggatATTGAGTATAGATAGATGAGgcaatgattttagcataaagctgcaacataacaaaatgtgaaaaaagtgaaggggtctgaatgctttctgAAAGCATTGTAGATACGGTATCAGTATATGAAAGTGTTAAGGTTGTTTTTCCTGAGACTTCAAAAATTTTGCGAGTAACATACAATACACTGAGAATCTTTTCTGCTTGAAGGAGCTCATGGAGTTATTTGGTCATCTATGCTCTTTTCAGATATGAcataaaaattgtgaaataaacactgaataatTATCAAACCCAGGTCAATCAAACCTTCCAAACAACAAGTAAGAAAAGGTCAAATTCACGACAGTAGTATTgacattgattttcttttctgtttggtCTTACTTGAAGGGGTGTCCATCATTAGACTTCTGCACGGCCTGGACAACAGACTTGTAGATGCGGAAGGTGATGGTGACACAGAGCAGGGCCAGCAGCAGGTAGGAGACCACGCTGATGACGCTGAAGGCTGCCagcgacagcagcagcagcatggacAGACCAAACACCAAGCCCGACTTCTTGGGGTCTCGCCAGTGGATCAGATCCTTaactgcagaggaggaggacagagagggttAGACTGATGTTGGTTTACCCAGACTGGCCTACAATGAAACATCACGacaatcacctttttttttttttttttttttttttaaatttaaaaaaggtagAACTACAGCACGTCCATTACTTTGCCATGTAATTTGCTGTTAGGTGGAACATAGAGATTCTATCCCTAAAATAATTTGAAGCAGTTTGATGGATCATACACACCACTCTGTTActgagtgtttgttttaaacagaaatacTTTTCTAATTCACTAAATAATACTAGTTGCTTCTACTCTGCCATTATTTTGATCAGTATGAAGTTacacttcctgcagatgtttcaatTTAAAAGACTACAAAGAACAGGAGGGATTACGCCCAATAATTGCTGAAAGGCTTTTCATGTGAAACATCTATGCAGAAGCTGTTGAGATCCATTGAGAGTAGCTTAAAAGCTCTTGAAAAAACTGCATTGTAGAAGCAACTGGAATTAGTGCTGAATTAGTGTTGTAGAAAAGCAACACAATGGTGAGTTTATTTGGACAACTCCTAAACATGTAGCAAGTTTTGAATTTACAATAATGGAACACTTAAACAGGAACAAACCAGTAAGCAGAAAGGATTCTTagtaaaattaagtaaaataaacataaaaaacatggaaaattaGAAATGAAATCAGTTCTGTATTATAAACCTGTTCCAAATAAAGGCCTGGTCATTTTGGTAGTGGCCTTCAAaacttgaggaaaaaaaagtgtcagcTATAACTTGGGgaagagaagaacaagaagaagaacaagaagaaaaaaaaaaaacaacgccACCCTCCTACTCCGCAAAACTGGCCCAGTTAAACATGAATATGCATTGTAAATCTCCACTGGCATCTGCAGCCAAAAATAACAGAGGCATATAGCTGTAGATGCCCGTTTCATGTTTGCATACATGTCCTGTGAGGAGTCGTGCATGCAGAAGTAATAGCCTCTATACAAGGCAGTTATGTAATACTGGACTGCCAGTCCTTCCCTCTTCATAGGGGAGAAGGGGGGTATTTAAAAAAGCCTTGTGTAAAAGTGGTGGAGAAGCCACGTGGGCTGATGCCTTGGGGACAGTTCAGGCCTCAGTGCTCCAGCTAGTTTAATGGGAACACAAGTTATATAGGAAAAGCTAAAAGTATCTTTTGCAATACAAATCCAAAAGATTTCTGTTGTCTAAGGAAatttaaaatcccatttttgGCCAAGTGAGCCCTTGCCAGTCCTACTTTGACTTTAATCTAGATCTTTGGCCACATGGAATGCAGAGGGAATTTCAATTCTTTTAGATGTTTCTATGTTCATGACTGTGAGCTGGGATTTAAATCAGTGAGAAGTTGAACTTAGTACTGTGTCCGAGATgtctaatgtacagtatgtaaatgtgGGTGGACAGAACAGAACACAGAATATTTTGCAGACTTACAAATTTATGGCCCAGTTACACCATCATTTACAACAGCTACATTTTGgattgaaataaattaatttcagtgGAACCAATGTAATCAACGGATTTGCTTGCTGGGAATGTAGATATATAATATAGATATGTATCATTACATTTAATGAGGTAGtgtacttcagtacaatttataaggtacttgtactttacttgagtatttccatttcatgtgactttatacttccactccactacatttcagagggaaatattgtactttctacttcactacatttatttgacagctttcgTTACTAGTttcttttaagatgaagattttacacgatgcttttaaaacacaacacattgttaaagattaaaaacagtGGATTCCAACCAATTTGGCTTCTGAcctcttacaaaaagcagtgtgtatgagggtcacatttcagatgtctatgagttgttaacagtgCCATcaaatagtgtttttttaaacatctcccgtttcatttcaataaatgctaaaatgatccaatatctcacctttaaagaaaatgtccaaaaactgaaaacaaatttgtgcATCAGaacttagttttttcttctttcctctcccattagACCCCGTCAGATTTATCTGGGgtccctgtatataaaaaatgtatataaagtagttcaaactagccCCACCtcaagcagctacaacagtaacatgctgctacacagtgatgcttcagtattaatcatctaatgatgtcatatataataagaTATCCGCCAGaaggaccaaaccagtacttttactttaatactttaactaccCTGTGCTGTTAATccttgtacttttatttaagtaggATATTTCACACAGTAATGgcgtatttttacattgctgtattggtacttttacttaagtaaaggatctgaatacttcttccaccactgagtAACATCCATTTTAGCTAGATGTCTACACTTTGTCTAATGAATTAGTTTCTTGTTCCAAAATAATTCCATAAGTAAATTCTTTAATTATGTCGTGGTTATGAAGTATTAGTCTTGCTAAGATTATCTAAGCATAAAAAATTGAACAGGGGCTAACGTTTAATGGTAATGTTAAACGAGTAGTAGAGTAGTAACGTCAGCAACGTTATACAGGTGGAATAATGACAGCAATGTTAAACAAGTGGAGTATCTGATAACAAATATGCTAGACTCCAtggaaataacattaaaacctaACATTACATCCAAATTGTGATGCCTAGTGTTTGCTAAATCAATACAACTCAACCTTATCAGGTTAATTAAGAAGAGCCCCAAGCACGACATGTCGCCATATAAGCCAATTAAGGTTATCATACAAATGACCTATTTTGGATTCaaaatggtgattttttttgccaaaagttGAAAAGTTTGCACACCTGTGAACAACAGACCAGCTGAACCAACTTTCTTGACACTCACATCCAGTACATATGGCATTATTTCAAACACTCAAATATTAGCTGCCACTTATCTGTTATCGTCTAGTATAGCCCCATTGTAAACATGGGCAACTGTCACTCATCCGTAGCTCTTTCCCAGTACTACATACATGATCCAAAAACCTTATATGGTTGAATATGTGGgtgaattgaaaaaatattaactgACAACCAGAATTTTTCAAACTATGATGAGACAATTAGATGGACTACCATACCAAACAAATCAAGTTAATTTCGTTACATTGATTACTACATAGATTTGAACTGACATTATATGAAAAGGTCTCTGAACACAACTATGAAAAAtaccatttttatttcttttctcatgttaaagtgttgctgtatttttgcattatattttataccACTAAATGTCTGCAGTGGTCTGTTTCCTTTATAATTTGCTACTGAATGTTCATTTAGCAGTTACTTTTTATTAATAAGTTATAATTCTTATCATGCCAAGACCTCAACCTATTTACAGGAGTTTGAGAGAGAAGTAGCATTGCTGAGGCGCAGACAGAAACCAAGTGCACTCCATTGTTCTTGATTCTGTGTTATCCCCACAATGAGACTGTGTGTAATCCTCATAAAACCAGTACAATATAATTTTCATCTATCAACTCAATGAGCTGACAGCATTCAGGGAAAAGAAGATTTATAAATCTGTCTTAACtgatttgaaaacattaaactgCACAGTAGTCGAGCTGGAAAAAAAGTTGACTTTCCAACAGCAACAATGAATGGGGTTTCCTCATCCCACACTAGAGGGCTGCGTGTTTCCTCCCACCCTGCTTTGCAGCCAGTACGCACAGGAAGGCACCCGGAGCTTGATGGCCCTCGTTAAttatctctctccctgtctcttatTTCTCTTGCCCTTGCTCTACTCTCCTGAGGACCCAGTGGCTGCTGAGGCGCAGTGGCCTGCTTCCACTGTGTTGTGTGCTGCTCTTAAAgctacacacacaaccacaggcCTGAGAGGAAACAGGCAGCAGTGGACCCACAATTTAGGCCTTTTAAACTAGACCACAATTGAAGTAGGTACCAAGACGACAGGTTTTCATTTATAGTTGAATCGGTTTTCACCTGTTGATATCCCTGCCACAAAGCTAGATGCATGTGTTGAATATGATCAGGTTGCATCATGCTTTATATTACCCAAagtaactgtgtttacattctttcatttaatttttaagagGGGCAGTTCTAGGTTCAGTGGAGATCGTGGGCTTAGCACTGGGTGTGGGGTCATGTTTAGTCGATATATAAATgagtgatgataataataataataataataaaagtaatattattattattattattacttaaaacacactgttaactgtcaaaaaacaaacaagcaaacaaaaaaaaaaacaaaaaaacaaaaaccaccaaCAATGATGGGTAGTGGTGAGAGATTATGAGCTGTGAACTACTAACTATTCTGCTGGAGTAATTAGCTGTAAGATTATTTTAAGTAACAAGACAGTATGCCTGTTTAAACCTTGctctatttttcatttgatcTCATTTCAAATCCTGAAAAAAAGTTACTGCTTTTGACGAAAAACAAGATAATAACCCCGACAAGCAAGACATTACAGGTCCATGTCAGACACCTTAATAGGGAGTCAAATACCAAGCACTGGCACAGGTTTAGTTTGATTCAAGTATTAACATGTGCCTTTCCTCCACTTTACCAATCTTCACACAGAGGATTAACACAAATTTTAACACAATGGACTGCCTGAGTTAAACTAATCTTTGAAGCCCTGAAAACAAGTACGGTGTTAGTCAGCCCACAAAGTAAAGAACTGTACTGAATTCACTGATAGATGTTTGTAgtggattttttaaaaggggTGCCTTTGATCAAAAACTGGTCAAGCAATGCAGTTAAAAATGTCAAGCATATCCAGCATGACAAGTGGCACACTGAAAAACTCACCTTGCCAAGTGTACCCTGCCTAATAATCTAGAGTTGTGGAGCAGCACTAAAATAGCGCAAGCTCATGGCTGGAGGGGGATGGGTCAACAACACATGCTACTctaacaacacaacacaaaacagaacTTCCTCTTCAACACTAAATTTTTAATATCCAATTTTGGAGAAGATTAAATTATGTGAATTTCTAACAAGCATCATAAAACAATGAACATAACTGCTTTAAAATGATGCTAAACTGAGTAatatttcatgacattttatgtCGTTTCTGCACGCTTACACTTGGTTTCTGATTGTTAGAGCACCAGCACTCTGTTCTCTGGTTTGCCAACTCCAGGTGAAAGTATTCAACACAGACCTAGACGTACCACTGAATGTGTTAGGATTACTGTCTGCATACCAACCTctgggcctgtgtgtgtggaatgGAGATCATGTTTGCAGAAAAGGGAGGGTACTGGCCGCTGTAAATCCTGAAATATAAATTCCAGTTCTTTGGCCTTGCTCTGGTTAACTCTAATGAAGAGTATATGCAATAATTATCAAAGTAAGCTGTGATGCATGCGAACAGGTTAGTTTAAAGTAGCTCtcatatttacagttttttagaGGAAAGCTGTGCCTGGATGAAGAGAGGAGGATTGGACAATTGAAGACTGAAAGACCTGACAGCAAACCAATTTTAATAGATGGCATCATGCCTGAAACCTGAGTGCTCATTACTACACCAAAATAATTTGCAGTTAGGTGGTCTTTAGATAAGAATTCAATTTTGCatcaccttgttttttttaataacatgtcTTGTCATTATGTCATGGTTTTCACCGAGTGTACTGTGGGAAGTTGCATCAAGACAGAAAACTGACACTGGGGATTGACTGTACTGCATGATTTCCAAGGTTCTTGCAAGCCACACTTGGCCACCATATTTAAACCCCCCCTACCCACTCTCTATCCATGGACCTCTGCTGAGCTGTAAAGGACAGAGGGCAGGAGAGGGTCATAAACTCAATTGAGTGGGAATCACTAAACCATATGCTGCCTTAGTGTCCATATAGTGCACCTTTTAATGTCGttttaatgataaaacacagaaaattgtATGCCAACACCAacatctctttcatttcataaaCTTACAGTCTAAGTGCCACATAACCAGTGACCCTGGTTCAATATCAGGCAACTACAGTTCTTTTTTAGAGCCTGACCAACAAATTGGTCGGTTGATATTATCAGCAGATGTTATATGgaagcaaatatttgacataataatttgaattatatgaccaactgaatacatttttttttaaatttaatctttaCTGAATACTtagtattaaaattaattacCACTCAATTTATTGTACTGAAGTATTTGAGTTGACCACTTTTCTGAGTTTATGCGCACCAGGCAGGTGCACcaggaaagaaaaatagcaGATTACGCGGGTCAGGAATGGGACCGAGCAATCAGGAAAACTCAACAGGAGTCAGTGATAGGATTAATCCACTGCTTGTGAACTTCTAccaacacacacttacacaatgGCAACTTTtgaggatgttttcaaaaataggCAGGATATCAACCTCTCTTGCGAGCtgtattttttccattctttacACAACTACTTACTTCACTTTTCGTTTGTACCAAGCTAAGACTAGGCATGCCTTTTATAGGGACtatatatgaaaatgtttattatcCCCACTTGTACAATTCATCACGTCATTAGAAACACGCAAAGACAGTTCTCTGAAAGAGACCAGGGAGGCAGTGTGATTCAGCCGGTAAGAGGCTATGTCCACATGGATTAGAATATACAGGTAAAATCCCTTCTCAGTTTAGATGCATTGGACCTAGGTCATTCGAAGTATACTAAGGCCTTTATGCTCTCGTTGTATAAGTGCTTGCTGACCGGTGATAAGAAGTTGCGACTACGATCAAAGGACACGCTACACTTCATTGACCAAAAGAAGATGATGGCTGGAAAGAGGTCTATCTGCAACTGTccaatggcttttttttcttgttcaaaaAGCATATCACTACATGTATACAATatgtaaaaattgaaaaacattttgaaagggTGCAGGGAGTTATAAGGTGCAAGTGAAAAAAGGGGTCCTGTTGAGGTGTCTGCATGATCTTAGAAAGCCTAATGGCCTAAAGGAAGGGGTGTTACCTGATAAGTGGGTTAGTATTGCTGTCAAGACATGCTCAGCAAGATGATAGGCTTCAGCTACCCATTCGTCAATGGCTTCCACCTCTTTGGAATACGTGCTGTCAAAAGCATGGTCACTTTGGGAACATGGAGGGTTAGGAACTGAGGTAAAGGAAGACTTCTGTATAGATGTAGCACTGGGGTTAGCTTTGTCCTGGTCAGGAACCTTCAACTGGAGAGacaccacttcctcctcctcctcctcctcttgacTGCTGCCCAGCTCTTTGAGAGCACTGATAGTAAGCTGTTCTTGTTCAAGATCCATCACCATTGTTGGAGGGGACTGGGAGGTAGACGAACCAGTTTTGTAGAAGTCTGTCTTGGAGGGAACACTTTGGTGTACGTTGTCGGGTTCTTCATCCTGCCTAGATTTCAGGCACTCTCGCATGAACTCCACAAAGCTATCCGTAGGCTCAGAAACGGACCTGTCAGGGTCAATGCTGTCTGGGTTACTTGTTGCGTCTGGTGCATGGTGACCTGCTTTGGTGTCCTCCTGGATCTTTGAGTCCATATTCAATGTTGGGGTGGACTTTCCATTTTCCATGATATCTAAAACAATGTCAGTGGTCATTTTCTTATTGAAATCTTGCTCACTGTTGCTGCTTAGTGTCTCACCATCATTCAGTGAAGTGAGGTCGTCCAGATTTTGAGTGTCCTGACTGTCATTTTGTGCAATACTTGTATTCAGTGTTTCCATGTGGATTTCAGAAGGATCGGAATGAAACTGCTTAGTGTTGTTTCGCCCTTTGTCATCAATGTCATCCAGGGGAGAGGATgcatcataatcataatcaaagGACTGTATGTCAAAAATATCATCTTGCATAAAGCTAGTTTTAGAAAGAGAAGCTGTCTCCATTAAAGTCTCTCTTACAGCTGTGTTGCTCTTTTCATCCATTCTGGATTGGGTGTAGGGAGCTGGTTCCTTGGACGCAAGATCAGTCCTGCAAGGTTTGACCAGGATAGCTTGTGCTTCATCTGACCATTCGTCATCATTGTCTGGGAAGTCAACTTCTTCTTTTGTGACTATAGGAGGAGAGGGTTCATCTTTTACTTTATTGAAAGTGGTCTGTGAGTTTTCGCATTGTGTTTGGGAAAAGTCAGATACTGAGTCCTTTGAATCCGTTGGATTGGGTAGGGCATTGGGCTTGGATGTAGATTCCTGGTGGACTGTTTCTGGAAGAGATTTGAATATCCTGTGTTTGGGAGTGTATTCAACATCAGAGTCGACAGGCGAGGATGGAGGAGAGTAGCCTTCGATGAATTCAGTTTCTAAGGGGCGAGTCTTGGGGGGTTCATTTTTACTGTCCTCTAGCTCTGGTTCTGGGGTTTTTGGAGCCTCTCTGGCTGAGTCTGTTACAACCTGATAATCCTCATCTTCTTCTGCTTCAAGctccatttccatttcctcttCACTGTAATTTGGCTCATCTGTCTCAATAACATTGATTGTTGGAACCTGCATTAGCTTCCTCTCATACTTCGGTGGAGGGGTCTCCTTTTCCTCAGAGGGAAGATCAGGAGTTGCGGATGCAGGGGTAGCAGTAGGATCATTCGAAAAAGCTGGGTCAGAGGATGCAAGGGGAAGAGATTCAGAAACAGTTATACCGTCCTCAATGACAGTGTCATCTGACTCTCCTGAGCTTTCTGCTTCACTTGCCTCTGGGGGCTCAAGATCTCCAGTCCAAGTTGTCTTCTTTTCAATCAAAACATTCTGTTCAGAATTCATGTCAGTTGGTGgggagacaggaggagatggCGAGCCAAAGCCTGCAGGAGGTGCAGGCTTTGAAAGCTCTGAATCGAGATTTGCTCCAGCTTGGATACCTGATTTTTCCTGCTCCCACATGTAAGCTGTTGGCAAAAAGCGAAGGTCAAACTCAGACTCGTCCTCAACACTTGGCTGCTTCTGTGAATCATTGAACTCATCCTTTCGTTCTGAAGTTTCATTAGGAGAATCCATGAAAGCATCAGGGAAACCAGCAAAGGCAGTGGGAACATCAGGTATAACTATATCAGTCTCCGTCTCCTCCTTTGATGTAACAGTGTCTGAAGTCAGGGTGCCTTTACTTAAATCTGCAGTATCAAAGTCTGGCACAGGAGGTAAATGAGCCTTCATCCACTCTTCTGTTTCCTCAAATTCATTCACTTGTCTTAAATCTCCAAGATCTTCAAAAGGGGATTCCGGTGACTCTTTATCAGCAGAACCTTTTTTCTGGAAAGCTGGCACAATTTTCTCTGTGGGAGATTTTTGAGTCTCAGTGGGAGATTTTTCATTGTGGCGGTCTCTGAAGTGAGAGAAACCTCCATCACTTCTAAAATCAGGTTCCTTCTTTTTGGCAGCAAGAGCTTCCAGTGCCTTTATTCGCTCCGAAACAGGAGATGTCTTTATCGGTGAAGCTGGTTGTCCATCTGGCGGCCCTGCTTCACTCCCATAATGACCAGGTGTGAATGAGCCAGGTTGAGAAGGAAAGCGAAGGGATGTTGCTATACCTTCGCAGGGCTTGTCGGAGCCCATAACGACTCTTTTGTCTGCATCACCATGCATGAAGAACGACAGcgaagaggaaaaaggaggggaGATCATACAAATCTCAGACACTAAACTCCCATGCACTTTTATTATTCAGCGAGGCCTTAATGTTGCAGCCCAAGCATTCATGCATTGCATCATGAAAATGTAAGGTAGATTCATATAATGGAAGGGGTCTTCACTTCGCATGCTGCTTTTAACTGATCCCCAAAGTTAACATCAAGCAGCACTCAGTATTGCAACTTAAATTATTGGAATGATCAAATGAAgcagcaaaagaaataaaatctcaCTGACTAGTTCTTTTAAATCACCATTTGTGGTTATGGTGACTGCACATCAATTGCAATCTGTAAAGCAAGTGTATACAAACTAGCTATACACTTGCATGCTTGAAAGCAGTTTCTTTTTGATAGTGATTATTTGATTACTTCATTGATAAACTCTTCAGTAacaattacatttgaaaaggttTTGATTTGGCAACCATTCTCTCTAAACATATGCAGCTAAAATATATATGTTGATAGTGTGTGATTGTATTTGATAgtgattttccaaaatgtagaATTGTAGAGTCAAGTCAACTCAACCATACAATTATCTGCTCTTAGTTTCATGTAATCTGAGCTTTGACTTGAGCCTCAGGTATTTTTTGGTCATCTGCTACAGAGACTGGCCCACTCTACCTGGACATTCCTGGACTTGGACATTC is a window of Xiphias gladius isolate SHS-SW01 ecotype Sanya breed wild chromosome 12, ASM1685928v1, whole genome shotgun sequence DNA encoding:
- the rtn3 gene encoding reticulon-3 isoform X1 is translated as MDPMTQSAQISSSQGFADGQNSAAKESKLSDSFLSSSPVSLIQSPQDKRVVMGSDKPCEGIATSLRFPSQPGSFTPGHYGSEAGPPDGQPASPIKTSPVSERIKALEALAAKKKEPDFRSDGGFSHFRDRHNEKSPTETQKSPTEKIVPAFQKKGSADKESPESPFEDLGDLRQVNEFEETEEWMKAHLPPVPDFDTADLSKGTLTSDTVTSKEETETDIVIPDVPTAFAGFPDAFMDSPNETSERKDEFNDSQKQPSVEDESEFDLRFLPTAYMWEQEKSGIQAGANLDSELSKPAPPAGFGSPSPPVSPPTDMNSEQNVLIEKKTTWTGDLEPPEASEAESSGESDDTVIEDGITVSESLPLASSDPAFSNDPTATPASATPDLPSEEKETPPPKYERKLMQVPTINVIETDEPNYSEEEMEMELEAEEDEDYQVVTDSAREAPKTPEPELEDSKNEPPKTRPLETEFIEGYSPPSSPVDSDVEYTPKHRIFKSLPETVHQESTSKPNALPNPTDSKDSVSDFSQTQCENSQTTFNKVKDEPSPPIVTKEEVDFPDNDDEWSDEAQAILVKPCRTDLASKEPAPYTQSRMDEKSNTAVRETLMETASLSKTSFMQDDIFDIQSFDYDYDASSPLDDIDDKGRNNTKQFHSDPSEIHMETLNTSIAQNDSQDTQNLDDLTSLNDGETLSSNSEQDFNKKMTTDIVLDIMENGKSTPTLNMDSKIQEDTKAGHHAPDATSNPDSIDPDRSVSEPTDSFVEFMRECLKSRQDEEPDNVHQSVPSKTDFYKTGSSTSQSPPTMVMDLEQEQLTISALKELGSSQEEEEEEEVVSLQLKVPDQDKANPSATSIQKSSFTSVPNPPCSQSDHAFDSTYSKEVEAIDEWVAEAYHLAEHVLTAILTHLSVKDLIHWRDPKKSGLVFGLSMLLLLSLAAFSVISVVSYLLLALLCVTITFRIYKSVVQAVQKSNDGHPFKMLIDKDVSIPPETFRKHVDASLTYINRALKQMSRLFLVEDLVDSLKLAVVMWLLTYVGAVFNGITILILADILLFALPPVYEKNKTQIDQYVDLARTQVNTTIAKLQEKLPGAMKRSKTE